One Phocoena phocoena chromosome 5, mPhoPho1.1, whole genome shotgun sequence genomic region harbors:
- the SOD3 gene encoding extracellular superoxide dismutase [Cu-Zn]: MLALLCAYLLLTSRASEVSADPDLEQPGSRIQEQIRDMYAKVTEIWRELTQWWAAGGGQDAALHATCPVLPSATLDAAQPRVSGVVLFRQLRPGAFLEAFFHLEGFPAEPNGTSRAIHVHQFGDLSQGCDSTGAHYNPLAVPHPQHPGDFGNFVVRDGQIWKYQSGLAASLFGPHSIAGRAVVIHEGEDDLGRGGNQASLENGNAGRRLACCVVGLCGPGPWARQAQEHAERKKRRRESECKAS; the protein is encoded by the coding sequence ATGCTGGCGCTGCTCTGTGCCTACCTGCTCCTGACATCCCGCGCCTCGGAAGTCTCTGCCGACCCGGACCTGGAGCAGCCCGGCTCCCGCATTCAGGAGCAGATCCGCGACATGTACGCCAAAGTGACGGAGATCTGGCGGGAGCTGACGCAGTGGTGGGCGGCGGGCGGAGGCCAGGACGCCGCGCTCCACGCCACCTGCCCGGTGCTGCCGTCGGCCACGCTGGATGCGGCGCAGCCCCGGGTGAGCGGCGTCGTGCTCTTCCGGCAGCTGCGGCCCGGCGCCTTCCTCGAGGCCTTCTTCCACCTGGAGGGGTTCCCGGCCGAGCCCAACGGCACCAGCCGCGCCATCCACGTGCACCAGTTCGGGGACCTGAGCCAGGGCTGCGACTCCACCGGAGCGCACTACAACCCGCTGGCCGTGCCGCACCCGCAGCACCCGGGCGACTTCGGCAACTTCGTGGTGCGTGACGGCCAAATCTGGAAGTACCAATCCGGCCTGGCCGCCTCGCTCTTCGGCCCGCACTCAATCGCGGGCCGCGCCGTAGTGATCCACGAGGGCGAGGATGACCTGGGCCGCGGTGGCAACCAGGCCAGCCTGGAGAACGGCAACGCGGGCCGCCGGCTCGCCTGCTGCGTGGTGGGCCTGTGCGGGCCGGGGCCCTGGGCGCGCCAGGCACAGGAGCACGCGGAGCGCAAGAAGCGGCGGCGAGAGAGCGAGTGCAAGGCCAGCTGA